In the Lascolabacillus massiliensis genome, one interval contains:
- a CDS encoding hemerythrin domain-containing protein, whose amino-acid sequence MKMADQIDANPRLLLMLQHFNIDFRMSDLTVSQLCKQYKISETLFVDIANLYNGFGTKKNHTYTKEDLLQVIDFLKNSHHYYRSDMYPQINSYIKMLQKNHPERELKLLEKFFNEYFTEVLEHLDYEDNVAFPYFINLLKKSSDDFSFEQYSSIEYSEHHSDIELKLHDLKNLLLKYVKIDNDLDLRRKLFFALYELEYDLFVHSLIEETILIPSGVNIEKKENA is encoded by the coding sequence ATGAAAATGGCGGATCAGATAGATGCCAATCCACGCTTACTGCTGATGCTGCAACATTTTAATATAGATTTCAGGATGAGCGATCTTACTGTTTCTCAGCTTTGCAAGCAATATAAAATCAGCGAGACTCTTTTTGTTGATATTGCCAATCTTTATAATGGCTTTGGAACGAAAAAAAATCACACTTACACGAAGGAAGATCTGCTGCAGGTAATAGATTTTCTGAAAAATAGTCACCACTACTATCGTTCAGATATGTACCCACAGATAAACTCATATATTAAGATGTTGCAGAAAAATCATCCCGAGAGGGAGTTAAAACTGCTTGAGAAGTTTTTCAATGAATATTTCACTGAAGTGCTTGAACATCTTGACTATGAAGACAATGTTGCTTTTCCATATTTTATCAATCTGCTGAAAAAAAGTAGTGACGACTTTAGCTTCGAACAATATTCTTCTATTGAGTATAGTGAGCATCATTCTGACATTGAGCTTAAGTTGCATGACCTTAAGAATCTGCTGCTTAAGTATGTGAAAATCGATAATGATCTGGATCTGCGCAGGAAACTGTTCTTTGCACTATATGAACTTGAGTATGATCTGTTTGTACACTCACTGATTGAGGAAACAATACTGATTCCTTCAGGTGTAAACATCGAAAAGAAAGAAAATGCTTAG
- the sucC gene encoding ADP-forming succinate--CoA ligase subunit beta produces the protein MKIHEYQAKEMFSTYGIPVEQSIVCRSVEDAVKAYSRIDSQKVVVKAQVHTGGRGKAGGVKLAGDEIELRKHAAAILGMDIKGFKVDRILVGQAVNIAKEFYISYVIDRRSKSAILMLSKEGGMDIEQVAKDTPEKIHKFAIDPLAGVPDYLAREAAFKLFDDIKHVRNAAVIIQRLYKLFVDTDASLAEINPLVLTKEEEIIAIDAKMTFDDNALFRHPKIAALNEPTEEEKKELFAKSKGFSYVNLGGEIGCMVNGAGLAMATMDIIKLYGGNPANFLDIGGSSSPTKVIEAMRLLLNDKNVKVVLINIFGGITRCDDVAKGLLEAFRQIKTDIPVVIRLTGTNEKEGRAMLKDTDLHVAKTMSKATRIAVELAQQHQY, from the coding sequence ATGAAAATTCATGAATACCAAGCAAAAGAGATGTTTTCGACATACGGAATCCCTGTTGAGCAAAGTATAGTTTGCCGTTCGGTGGAGGACGCTGTGAAGGCTTATTCGCGTATTGACTCACAGAAAGTGGTTGTTAAAGCGCAAGTTCATACAGGAGGAAGAGGTAAAGCAGGTGGTGTAAAACTTGCCGGTGACGAAATTGAGCTTCGCAAACATGCTGCTGCAATTCTGGGGATGGACATAAAAGGATTTAAGGTTGACCGTATACTTGTTGGTCAGGCAGTCAACATCGCGAAAGAGTTTTACATAAGCTATGTTATTGACAGACGTTCAAAATCTGCTATCCTGATGCTTAGCAAGGAGGGTGGAATGGATATTGAGCAGGTAGCTAAAGATACTCCGGAGAAGATCCATAAATTTGCAATTGACCCCTTGGCTGGCGTCCCTGATTATCTTGCACGTGAAGCAGCCTTTAAACTGTTTGACGATATCAAACATGTACGTAATGCTGCAGTTATAATTCAGAGGTTGTATAAACTCTTTGTTGATACAGATGCATCGCTGGCTGAGATTAATCCACTTGTTCTCACTAAGGAAGAAGAGATAATTGCAATTGATGCCAAGATGACATTCGATGATAATGCACTGTTCCGTCATCCAAAGATTGCAGCCTTGAATGAGCCTACCGAAGAGGAGAAAAAGGAGCTATTTGCTAAAAGCAAGGGATTTAGTTATGTAAATTTGGGAGGGGAGATTGGTTGCATGGTAAATGGAGCCGGACTTGCCATGGCTACGATGGATATCATTAAACTTTATGGTGGAAACCCTGCCAACTTCCTGGATATAGGCGGAAGTTCCAGTCCAACCAAAGTTATCGAGGCAATGAGACTACTGCTTAACGATAAGAATGTGAAAGTAGTTCTGATTAATATCTTTGGTGGTATTACCCGTTGTGATGACGTGGCTAAAGGACTTCTGGAGGCTTTCAGACAGATAAAAACAGATATCCCGGTTGTAATTCGTCTTACCGGTACAAACGAGAAAGAGGGTCGCGCTATGCTCAAAGACACAGATCTGCATGTAGCCAAAACGATGAGTAAAGCAACCAGAATAGCAGTTGAACTTGCCCAACAACATCAATATTGA
- a CDS encoding helix-turn-helix transcriptional regulator: protein MLSSPLHIVVVESSKIIFEGLYSILHQSDINCRIYKAENLDELLDLLRTEKIDQIIANPLHFVNRDKEVKKIRKEFPSLSILGIDFGLMQKTVTETDASFSLYDTPEHIINLISRIDNKNRSLTNNRDDDDNLTKREIEVLTCIVNGKINKEIADELNISIHTVVRHRKNITTKTGIRSQSGLTIYAISKKIVEIEDIEI, encoded by the coding sequence ATGCTTAGTTCACCTCTTCATATAGTTGTTGTTGAGAGTTCGAAAATTATTTTCGAGGGATTATACTCAATACTGCATCAGTCTGATATCAATTGCCGAATATATAAAGCTGAGAATCTGGATGAACTGCTGGATTTACTGAGAACTGAGAAAATCGACCAGATTATTGCCAATCCTCTCCATTTTGTGAACAGGGACAAGGAGGTGAAAAAGATAAGAAAGGAGTTTCCTTCACTTTCGATTCTGGGTATCGATTTTGGACTTATGCAAAAAACTGTTACTGAAACAGATGCATCTTTTTCACTATATGATACGCCTGAACATATCATCAACCTGATTTCGCGGATAGACAATAAAAACAGATCACTTACCAACAACAGGGATGATGACGATAACCTGACGAAAAGAGAGATTGAAGTTCTCACCTGTATTGTGAACGGAAAAATAAACAAAGAGATTGCTGATGAGCTCAATATAAGTATACATACCGTTGTAAGACATAGAAAAAACATTACTACAAAAACAGGAATAAGAAGTCAGTCCGGTCTGACAATTTATGCAATATCTAAAAAGATTGTGGAAATTGAGGATATTGAGATTTGA